A stretch of Myxococcus hansupus DNA encodes these proteins:
- a CDS encoding imm11 family protein gives MPTRYFRLKEDMQVGHWDLGDPLDEQGQEVDDPYIFAAGQSVSVKGRLEVPVDAPGKRLDFCTAGIGAAPILHVRVAALLAEMAPDDVQLVPVDIQGAPDQYLILVATQRIRCIDDQASEEVRYWEPAHGQPERVGDYKSVMGLRIDTTKVGNAKVFRTEGWTIALIVSEDIKLALEHLGATGVKFTPV, from the coding sequence ATGCCCACGCGATACTTCAGGCTCAAAGAGGACATGCAGGTTGGCCACTGGGACCTGGGCGACCCCTTGGATGAGCAAGGGCAAGAGGTGGACGACCCCTACATCTTCGCCGCGGGACAGTCCGTCAGCGTCAAGGGGCGCCTAGAGGTTCCCGTGGACGCGCCTGGGAAGAGATTGGACTTCTGCACGGCAGGCATCGGTGCGGCGCCGATCCTCCATGTCCGGGTGGCAGCGCTCCTCGCGGAGATGGCTCCCGATGATGTGCAGCTCGTCCCCGTGGACATCCAGGGCGCCCCGGACCAGTACCTCATCCTCGTGGCAACCCAGCGCATCCGCTGCATCGACGACCAAGCGTCTGAGGAGGTGCGCTACTGGGAGCCCGCGCATGGGCAGCCCGAACGGGTTGGCGACTACAAATCCGTGATGGGGCTGCGCATCGACACGACGAAGGTGGGCAACGCCAAGGTCTTCCGCACGGAAGGCTGGACCATCGCCCTCATCGTCTCCGAGGACATCAAGCTCGCCCTGGAGCACCTTGGCGCCACCGGCGTGAAATTCACACCGGTGTAG
- a CDS encoding AHH domain-containing protein translates to MRALGAVCLALAICFTTGCSATRIVRLDTGAGPPHIHTPGEHDGSSPVELDEDEFAEAVVMLARDVRPSSHPLKAARERFGIPERHGVYVYEGRGPRLIPQQAGPSFESTRLLEADSDDDLTRAYGRWCARKSQPGDCLRLLADGPLMASDGKYSLALAIAMDSVWEETTEALEDMANPQALMATVSASITMYLVLWTLPEPVSKGVAALVTATLIAYLGVDTVWRLMEGWTALVQAVDRATTFEQLHSAGGAYGEVLGENAARVVVMLATAALGHTVGLAAKAPRLPGAPQATLAAEAQAGYRYAALGEVQSVAMTAEGFTLALAPNALAMANQGVRGGSAGRSQNHHLATDKNSISTARGGPWTPEFRRIFKKAGMELKDPENIVAVPGHKGPHPQEYHEAVYERLRDATRTCRTVVACRAALTAALKELAEEVTTKGTSLHKLVTQGK, encoded by the coding sequence ATGAGAGCACTTGGAGCTGTCTGCCTCGCGCTAGCGATTTGCTTCACCACGGGCTGTTCAGCCACGAGAATCGTACGGCTGGACACCGGGGCCGGGCCTCCGCACATCCATACGCCAGGGGAACACGACGGCAGCAGCCCCGTGGAGCTGGATGAGGATGAATTCGCAGAGGCCGTGGTGATGCTCGCTCGCGATGTCCGGCCCTCCTCCCATCCATTGAAAGCAGCCCGTGAGCGCTTTGGCATTCCCGAACGCCACGGCGTCTACGTGTACGAGGGCCGAGGCCCTCGGCTCATTCCGCAGCAGGCGGGACCGTCTTTCGAGAGCACGCGGCTCCTCGAGGCCGATTCGGATGACGACCTGACGCGCGCCTACGGCCGCTGGTGCGCGCGCAAGTCACAACCGGGCGACTGTCTACGGCTTCTGGCCGACGGCCCCCTGATGGCCAGCGATGGCAAGTACTCACTGGCCCTGGCCATCGCCATGGACTCGGTCTGGGAGGAAACCACCGAGGCCCTGGAGGACATGGCGAATCCACAGGCGCTCATGGCCACCGTGAGTGCCTCCATCACCATGTACCTGGTGCTCTGGACGCTTCCGGAACCTGTGTCCAAAGGCGTGGCGGCCCTCGTGACGGCCACGCTCATCGCCTATCTGGGCGTCGACACCGTCTGGCGACTGATGGAGGGCTGGACGGCGCTCGTGCAAGCGGTCGACCGGGCCACCACTTTCGAGCAACTCCACTCAGCAGGTGGCGCGTACGGCGAAGTCCTGGGTGAGAACGCGGCGCGCGTCGTCGTCATGCTGGCCACGGCGGCCCTTGGGCACACGGTGGGCTTGGCGGCGAAGGCACCACGACTTCCAGGCGCCCCCCAAGCCACGCTCGCGGCGGAGGCGCAGGCGGGTTACCGCTACGCGGCTTTGGGCGAAGTGCAGTCGGTGGCCATGACAGCCGAGGGATTCACGCTGGCCCTCGCGCCCAATGCGCTCGCGATGGCGAACCAGGGGGTGCGGGGAGGTTCCGCCGGCAGGAGCCAGAACCACCACCTCGCCACGGATAAGAACAGCATCTCCACGGCACGCGGCGGGCCCTGGACTCCAGAGTTCAGGAGGATCTTCAAGAAGGCTGGGATGGAGTTGAAGGACCCCGAGAACATCGTTGCGGTCCCCGGCCACAAGGGCCCTCATCCGCAGGAGTACCACGAGGCGGTCTACGAAAGACTCCGAGATGCGACAAGGACATGCCGCACCGTGGTTGCGTGTCGTGCGGCGCTAACGGCTGCGCTCAAGGAACTGGCCGAGGAAGTCACGACCAAGGGAACGAGCCTCCATAAGCTCGTGACCCAGGGCAAGTGA
- a CDS encoding RidA family protein, with protein MKAINPPDRAAPEFYSQAIEVTDAKRTLYISGQVGVAPDGSVPEGIEAQARQALANLNALLEQAGMTNRNIVKTTIYLTDAAHLPGFMAAGAGTLASPPPATTLLIVKALAAPPLLIEIEAIAVG; from the coding sequence ATGAAGGCCATCAATCCTCCAGATAGAGCCGCCCCTGAATTCTACAGCCAGGCCATCGAGGTCACCGACGCGAAGCGTACGCTGTACATCTCGGGCCAGGTCGGCGTCGCCCCGGACGGGAGCGTTCCGGAAGGTATCGAGGCACAAGCACGTCAGGCACTCGCGAACCTCAACGCGCTGCTCGAGCAGGCCGGCATGACGAACCGCAACATCGTCAAGACCACGATCTATCTCACGGACGCGGCGCACCTGCCTGGCTTCATGGCCGCTGGCGCGGGCACGCTCGCGTCGCCGCCGCCCGCGACCACGCTGCTCATCGTGAAGGCGCTTGCGGCCCCTCCCCTGCTGATCGAGATCGAAGCCATCGCGGTAGGCTGA
- a CDS encoding imm11 family protein has protein sequence MPTRFFDLAENVQAGHWYLGDPEDEHGQEVEDPWIFRAGQPVQVKGPLRVPVDEPGRAKDFSTAGVGVTPVVHVKVAEVFQELAPHDVQFLPVHIKGHPDQYLILVATKRIRCIDDAASKVQHWRPEDGLPEKVGQYYAVDDMRIDVSKTGDAKVFRTEGWDIALIVSEDIKRALERIGVTGVKFTPV, from the coding sequence ATGCCGACTCGATTCTTCGACCTTGCCGAGAACGTCCAAGCGGGACACTGGTACCTGGGAGACCCCGAGGACGAACACGGCCAGGAAGTGGAAGACCCCTGGATCTTCAGGGCAGGGCAGCCCGTTCAGGTGAAAGGCCCCTTGAGGGTTCCCGTCGATGAGCCCGGCAGAGCGAAGGACTTCTCCACGGCAGGCGTGGGCGTGACCCCCGTGGTCCACGTCAAAGTGGCAGAGGTCTTCCAAGAGCTGGCCCCCCACGACGTGCAGTTCCTCCCCGTGCACATCAAAGGGCACCCGGACCAGTACCTCATCCTCGTGGCCACGAAGCGCATCCGTTGCATCGATGACGCGGCGTCCAAAGTGCAGCACTGGAGACCCGAAGATGGGCTGCCAGAAAAGGTAGGTCAGTACTACGCCGTCGACGACATGCGCATCGACGTCTCGAAGACAGGCGATGCCAAGGTCTTTCGCACGGAAGGCTGGGACATCGCCCTCATCGTCTCCGAGGACATCAAACGCGCCCTGGAGCGAATCGGCGTCACCGGCGTGAAATTCACACCGGTGTAG
- a CDS encoding AHH domain-containing protein, producing the protein MRALGVIYLALALSVAPGCSSTRVVRVDTGESPPRIHTPWEHDDASPVELDEDEFAEAVAMLARDVRPSSHPLKAARERFGIPERHGIYLYEGRGPRLIPQQTGPSFESTRLLEADSDDDLTRAYGRWCARKSQPGDCLRLLADGPLLASDGKYSLALAIAMDSVWEETTEALEDMANPQALMATVSASITMYLVLWTLPEPVSKGVAAMMTATLIAYLGVDTVWRLMEGWTALVQAVDRATTFEQLHSAGGAYGEVLGENAARVVVMLATAAIGRTAGLAAKAPRLPGSAQAALTVEAQAGYRYAALPGVQSVAMTAEGFTIALAPNALAMANQGMRGGSADRSQNHHLATDKNSISTARGGPWTPRFQRIFKKAGMELKDPENIVPIKGHKGPHPQEYHEMVFRRLNSATARCRSVDECRKLLTQALQQLAKEAATAGSDINKLLTGVQ; encoded by the coding sequence ATGAGAGCACTTGGGGTCATCTACTTGGCGCTGGCGCTTTCCGTCGCCCCAGGTTGTTCGTCCACGAGAGTCGTAAGGGTGGACACCGGCGAGAGTCCTCCACGCATCCACACGCCATGGGAGCATGACGACGCAAGCCCCGTGGAACTTGATGAGGATGAATTCGCAGAGGCCGTGGCGATGCTCGCTCGCGATGTCCGGCCCTCCTCCCATCCATTGAAAGCAGCCCGTGAGCGCTTCGGCATCCCCGAGCGACACGGCATCTACTTGTACGAGGGCCGAGGCCCTCGGCTCATTCCGCAGCAGACGGGACCGTCTTTCGAGAGCACGCGGCTCCTCGAGGCCGATTCGGATGACGACCTGACGCGCGCCTACGGCCGCTGGTGCGCGCGCAAGTCACAACCGGGCGACTGCCTGCGACTTCTGGCCGACGGCCCTCTGCTGGCCAGTGACGGCAAGTACTCACTGGCCCTGGCCATCGCCATGGACTCGGTCTGGGAGGAAACCACCGAGGCCCTGGAGGACATGGCGAATCCTCAGGCGCTCATGGCCACCGTGAGTGCCTCCATCACCATGTACCTGGTGCTCTGGACGCTTCCAGAACCTGTGTCCAAAGGCGTAGCGGCGATGATGACGGCCACGCTCATCGCCTACCTCGGCGTCGACACCGTCTGGCGACTGATGGAGGGCTGGACGGCGCTCGTGCAAGCGGTCGACCGGGCCACCACTTTCGAGCAACTCCACTCAGCAGGTGGCGCGTACGGCGAAGTCCTGGGTGAGAACGCGGCGCGCGTCGTCGTCATGCTGGCCACGGCGGCGATTGGGCGTACAGCGGGACTGGCCGCGAAGGCACCACGACTTCCAGGCTCCGCACAGGCCGCGCTCACGGTGGAGGCACAGGCGGGTTACCGCTACGCGGCTTTGCCGGGCGTGCAATCGGTGGCCATGACGGCCGAGGGATTCACGATTGCGCTCGCGCCCAATGCGCTCGCCATGGCGAACCAGGGGATGCGGGGAGGCTCAGCCGACAGGAGCCAGAACCACCACCTCGCCACGGACAAGAACAGCATCTCCACGGCACGCGGCGGGCCCTGGACGCCTCGCTTCCAGCGAATCTTCAAGAAGGCGGGCATGGAGCTGAAGGACCCTGAGAACATCGTCCCCATCAAGGGCCACAAGGGCCCTCACCCGCAGGAGTACCACGAGATGGTTTTCAGGAGATTGAACAGCGCGACAGCCCGCTGTCGCTCCGTGGATGAGTGCCGCAAACTCCTGACCCAGGCACTTCAACAATTGGCCAAGGAAGCCGCCACGGCAGGTTCGGACATCAACAAGCTCCTGACCGGGGTCCAGTGA
- a CDS encoding DinB family protein, whose protein sequence is MTSSITLQALAAFPSQLEAHYAAIPEAFKHWAPPSWDGVPSEALTAIEQVWHVRDIEILGYHVRLRRTRDESNPTLASLDTDALVREHAYGSRPADVALAEFREARAQTMALLGNLSPAQFRRTAVFEGYGPLSLQSLVHYLCSHDQQHLAGLQWLLGKIEATRGGPTPD, encoded by the coding sequence ATGACCTCCTCCATCACGCTTCAGGCGCTCGCGGCCTTTCCTTCGCAGCTCGAGGCCCACTACGCCGCCATCCCCGAGGCTTTCAAACACTGGGCGCCACCGTCGTGGGACGGCGTGCCCAGTGAGGCGCTGACCGCCATCGAGCAGGTCTGGCACGTGAGGGACATTGAAATCCTGGGCTACCACGTCCGCTTGCGCCGGACCCGGGACGAGTCGAACCCCACCTTGGCGTCATTGGACACGGATGCGCTGGTCCGGGAACACGCCTACGGAAGCCGGCCCGCGGACGTCGCGCTGGCGGAGTTCCGGGAGGCGCGCGCGCAAACGATGGCGCTCCTTGGAAACCTCTCGCCTGCGCAGTTTCGGCGCACCGCGGTGTTCGAAGGCTACGGACCCCTGTCACTGCAAAGCCTGGTGCACTACCTGTGCAGTCACGACCAGCAGCACCTCGCGGGGCTTCAGTGGCTGCTCGGGAAGATCGAGGCCACGCGCGGCGGACCCACGCCAGATTGA
- a CDS encoding AAA family ATPase gives MKLTRLEVHHYRNVVPGTSLVFSPSYNLVLGENGTGRTTLLELISTVLGSDFSSILHEPFALEYDLAFPGMKLHVFVRNERDAPEPDAEAPPRKGAELMPLRTPAVPESGLHPRIEVDVRFQSPAARLQMRADAAGIDCKVDGEAVWSRSMHWSLLDRSVWTLLFMTAQFIDAGMKDRLKELLRRTFLLAPQRFDEALGMFERIGDIRYAMEVRDGEVFPLGLMALPTWMPGWLRERMEQPSAPDVLELAHDAREGSFLAKFVALAGFASGRFRVEVLEKRSFENGGRVGFGGFGFHFTRRDGRELTHAELGFGQKRLLSLLYYLDVNEDFAIADELANGLHPRWVEASMRELGARQVFLTSQNPLLFEHTLFPSAEVLRASLLLCGNVREGERERIAWRNPTHEAAGKLFDAHGLGAHPLAELLRQQGLW, from the coding sequence ATGAAGCTCACGCGGCTCGAGGTCCACCACTACCGGAACGTCGTCCCTGGCACTTCGTTGGTGTTCAGCCCTTCCTACAACCTGGTGTTGGGGGAGAACGGCACGGGCAGGACGACGCTGCTGGAGCTCATCTCCACGGTGCTGGGGTCGGACTTCTCCAGCATCCTCCACGAGCCGTTCGCGCTGGAATACGACCTGGCCTTCCCGGGCATGAAGCTGCATGTCTTCGTCCGGAACGAGCGCGACGCCCCGGAGCCGGACGCGGAGGCGCCGCCGCGCAAGGGCGCGGAGCTGATGCCCCTGCGCACGCCCGCGGTCCCCGAGTCCGGGCTGCACCCGCGCATCGAGGTGGACGTGCGATTCCAGTCGCCGGCAGCGCGGCTCCAGATGCGCGCGGACGCGGCGGGCATCGACTGCAAGGTGGACGGCGAGGCAGTGTGGTCGCGGAGCATGCACTGGTCGCTGCTCGACCGGTCCGTGTGGACGCTGCTGTTCATGACGGCGCAGTTCATCGACGCGGGGATGAAGGACCGGCTCAAGGAGCTGCTGCGCCGCACCTTCCTGCTGGCGCCGCAGCGCTTCGATGAAGCGCTGGGGATGTTCGAGCGCATTGGCGACATCCGCTACGCGATGGAGGTCCGGGACGGAGAGGTGTTCCCGCTCGGGCTGATGGCGCTGCCCACGTGGATGCCGGGCTGGCTGCGCGAGCGGATGGAGCAGCCGTCCGCTCCCGACGTGCTGGAGCTGGCGCACGACGCGCGTGAAGGCAGCTTCCTGGCGAAGTTCGTGGCGCTGGCGGGCTTCGCGTCCGGGCGGTTCCGCGTGGAGGTGCTGGAGAAGCGCTCGTTCGAGAACGGCGGGCGCGTGGGGTTTGGGGGTTTTGGATTCCACTTCACGCGGCGCGATGGACGGGAGCTGACGCACGCGGAGCTGGGCTTCGGGCAGAAGCGGTTGCTGTCACTGCTCTACTATTTGGACGTGAATGAGGACTTCGCCATCGCGGACGAGCTGGCGAATGGCCTGCACCCTCGCTGGGTGGAGGCGAGCATGCGCGAGTTGGGCGCGAGGCAGGTGTTCCTCACCAGCCAGAATCCGCTCCTCTTCGAGCACACGCTCTTCCCGTCCGCCGAGGTGCTGCGCGCGTCGCTCCTGCTGTGCGGCAATGTCCGCGAGGGGGAACGGGAGCGCATCGCGTGGAGGAACCCGACGCACGAGGCCGCGGGCAAGCTCTTCGACGCGCACGGCCTGGGTGCCCACCCGCTGGCGGAGCTGCTGCGCCAGCAGGGGCTGTGGTGA
- a CDS encoding DUF2911 domain-containing protein — MRTMKNKLLGCMASALMTLTAMPALAQLKLPSPSPAAKVTQEVGVSEISVEYSSPAVKGRKVWGELVPNDKAWRSGANSATKITFSHPVTFGGKAVPAGSYSIVSLPSQKGWKVMLNTDLGLWRGGTPYDAAKDVASVSATTTEIPSRERLTYLFTDTTDDGTRLDLEWEKLRISVPIQVDTAALAKANIEQAQKNTAGMHASAASYIAETSKDYAAALKHADAAVAASPTWYNHWVRAGVLSSMGKWADARKSAQAAWDLGQKDKNFFYRDQVSKALAEWKNKK; from the coding sequence GTGAGGACGATGAAGAACAAGCTTCTCGGCTGTATGGCCTCCGCGCTCATGACCCTGACGGCGATGCCCGCGCTGGCGCAGCTCAAACTGCCGTCGCCCAGCCCCGCGGCGAAGGTGACGCAAGAGGTGGGCGTCTCCGAGATTTCCGTCGAATATTCCAGCCCCGCCGTGAAGGGCCGCAAGGTCTGGGGCGAGCTCGTTCCCAACGACAAGGCGTGGCGCAGCGGCGCCAACTCGGCGACGAAGATTACGTTCAGCCACCCCGTCACCTTCGGCGGCAAGGCCGTCCCGGCGGGCTCGTACTCCATCGTCAGCCTGCCCTCGCAGAAGGGCTGGAAGGTGATGCTGAACACGGACCTGGGCCTGTGGCGTGGCGGCACGCCGTATGACGCGGCGAAGGACGTGGCCTCGGTCAGCGCCACCACCACCGAGATTCCGTCGCGCGAGCGCCTGACGTACCTCTTCACCGACACCACGGACGACGGCACGCGCCTGGACCTGGAGTGGGAGAAGCTGCGCATCTCCGTGCCCATCCAGGTGGACACGGCCGCCCTGGCGAAGGCCAACATCGAGCAGGCGCAGAAGAACACCGCCGGCATGCACGCGAGCGCGGCCTCCTACATCGCGGAGACCTCCAAGGACTACGCGGCGGCCCTGAAGCACGCGGACGCGGCCGTGGCCGCCAGCCCCACCTGGTACAACCACTGGGTTCGCGCCGGCGTCCTGTCGAGCATGGGCAAGTGGGCGGATGCGCGCAAGTCCGCGCAGGCCGCGTGGGACCTGGGCCAGAAGGACAAGAACTTCTTCTACCGTGACCAGGTCTCCAAGGCCCTGGCGGAGTGGAAGAACAAGAAGTAG
- the bshA gene encoding N-acetyl-alpha-D-glucosaminyl L-malate synthase BshA → MNAPLNVAITCFPTFGGSGMVATEIGLAMADRGHRVHFIARDLPVRLHGANRKVFFHEVTETDYPALQQSSTYPIALASKMIEVANYERLDILHVHYAVPHATAAWMAREVLGHKAPRVVTTLHGTDTTLVGIDPSYLPITRFSIMRSDAVTVPSAYLRRATWKGFDIPESVPIDVISNFVDTARYAPVRDRACLRPLFPALREPEPVLIHISNFRPVKRIADVVAIFTEVHKRRPCRLVMIGDGPERSPAERMLRERGLEGRVAFLGKQDRFEELLAASDVFLLPSEQESFGLAALEALSCGVPVVASDLGGIPELVTHGETGFLAPLGDVQAMAQHVLTLVEDAERWVGFSRRARARVLEHFQKEPAIDRYETLYRQLLARPHRR, encoded by the coding sequence ATGAATGCCCCGCTCAACGTGGCCATCACCTGCTTTCCAACCTTTGGTGGCAGCGGCATGGTCGCCACGGAGATTGGCCTCGCGATGGCGGACCGGGGCCACCGCGTCCACTTCATCGCCCGGGACTTGCCCGTGCGCCTCCACGGCGCGAACCGGAAGGTCTTCTTCCACGAGGTGACGGAGACCGACTACCCGGCGCTCCAGCAGTCCAGCACGTATCCCATCGCGCTGGCCTCGAAGATGATCGAGGTCGCCAACTACGAGCGCCTGGACATCCTGCACGTCCACTACGCCGTGCCCCACGCCACCGCGGCGTGGATGGCGCGCGAGGTGCTGGGACACAAGGCCCCGCGCGTCGTCACCACGCTGCACGGCACGGACACCACGCTGGTGGGCATCGACCCCAGCTACCTGCCCATCACGCGCTTCTCCATCATGCGCAGCGACGCGGTGACGGTGCCCTCCGCCTATCTGCGACGGGCGACGTGGAAGGGCTTCGACATTCCGGAGAGCGTCCCCATCGACGTCATCTCCAACTTCGTGGACACCGCGCGCTATGCGCCGGTGAGAGACCGCGCGTGCCTGCGGCCCCTCTTCCCGGCGCTGCGTGAGCCCGAGCCGGTGCTCATCCACATCTCCAACTTCCGTCCGGTGAAGCGCATCGCCGACGTGGTGGCCATCTTCACCGAGGTCCACAAGCGGCGGCCCTGCCGGCTGGTGATGATTGGTGATGGCCCGGAGCGCTCACCCGCCGAGCGCATGCTGCGCGAGAGGGGCCTGGAGGGCCGCGTCGCCTTCCTGGGCAAGCAGGACCGCTTCGAGGAGCTGCTCGCCGCGTCGGACGTCTTCCTCCTCCCGAGCGAACAGGAGAGCTTCGGGCTCGCGGCCCTGGAGGCCCTGAGCTGCGGCGTCCCCGTGGTGGCGAGCGATTTGGGCGGCATCCCCGAGCTCGTGACGCATGGAGAGACGGGCTTCCTCGCGCCGCTGGGCGACGTGCAGGCCATGGCCCAGCACGTGCTCACGCTGGTGGAGGACGCGGAGCGCTGGGTGGGATTCTCGCGGCGGGCGCGGGCTCGGGTGCTGGAGCACTTCCAGAAGGAGCCCGCCATCGACCGCTACGAGACGCTCTACCGCCAGCTCCTCGCGAGGCCCCATCGTCGCTGA
- the bshB1 gene encoding bacillithiol biosynthesis deacetylase BshB1 encodes MNAPATTFGIDVLAFGPHPDDVELFCGGLLASLAARGYRTGIVDLTRGEKSSRGTLQSRAEETEAASRALGLAHRENLELPDGWVSPWAGFDTPEPERARTAAVTRVVETLRRLRPELVLVPWEKERHPDHEATSALVTRALFFAGVRKFDAEPTAEPFTPRQVLYYPLRHLAEPSFIVDVSGVYERKLAAVHCYASQVLPRPDAPPTLVGSPLSLSSLEARDRFYGAQIGVTHGEPYVVREALGVTDPVDHFRRNSFAKPLFFPARS; translated from the coding sequence ATGAACGCCCCGGCCACGACGTTCGGCATCGACGTCCTCGCCTTCGGCCCGCATCCCGACGACGTGGAGCTCTTCTGCGGCGGGCTCCTCGCGAGCCTGGCCGCCCGGGGCTACCGCACCGGCATCGTCGACCTGACGCGCGGCGAGAAGAGCTCGCGCGGCACGCTTCAGTCCCGCGCAGAGGAGACCGAGGCCGCCAGCCGCGCGCTGGGGCTGGCCCACCGGGAGAACCTGGAGCTGCCCGACGGTTGGGTCAGTCCGTGGGCGGGCTTCGACACGCCCGAGCCCGAGCGCGCGCGCACCGCCGCCGTGACGCGCGTGGTGGAGACGCTGCGGCGCCTGCGCCCGGAGCTGGTCCTCGTCCCCTGGGAGAAGGAGCGGCACCCCGACCACGAGGCCACCAGCGCGCTGGTGACGCGGGCGCTCTTCTTCGCGGGCGTGCGCAAGTTCGACGCCGAGCCCACCGCGGAGCCCTTCACGCCCCGGCAGGTGCTGTACTACCCGCTGCGGCACCTCGCCGAGCCCAGCTTCATCGTCGACGTCTCCGGCGTCTACGAGCGCAAGCTGGCGGCGGTGCACTGCTACGCCAGCCAGGTGCTGCCCCGGCCGGATGCGCCCCCCACGCTGGTGGGCTCGCCGCTGTCGCTGTCCTCCCTGGAGGCCCGGGACCGCTTCTACGGCGCGCAGATTGGCGTCACCCACGGCGAGCCCTACGTCGTGCGTGAGGCGCTGGGCGTGACGGACCCGGTCGACCACTTCCGCAGGAATAGCTTCGCCAAGCCCCTGTTCTTCCCGGCACGCTCATGA
- the bshC gene encoding bacillithiol biosynthesis cysteine-adding enzyme BshC, which yields MHFWWHASGDLLSRHAVTSSFSTAWLRGDAAALSFLSDDYRHRDARARAVDAAASRTVSPALLDVLRVQNARLAPSPAREHHLALLAQPGTVVVVTGQQMGLFLGPLYTLYKAASAIVTARALREETGRPCVPLFWLQTEDHDLPEIDHCVIPRPSGGPCRLALELKDAATSRAPIAHCHLGPSVLPALATLRAELGDEPHAEEILSLLERAYRPEATLAGAFTDVLSALFADEGLVFIDPRDARLAPLAAPVHRFALEEAAALSTALAGRVEALSSAGYAVQVHIRPGAPLSFYSPGALDGPRYRLDPAGPDAWSLVGHPENATLTSDALRAALEHEPHRFTTSALLRPLLQDTWFPTAAYVGGPGELAYFAQLAPLYAHAKKPMPLAIPRSRFRVLDDRTRRWLHKLGLQPDEVQVPRDALLTKLATRDAPEPLASPESLEARLFGAFSAELEQLAGQVTSADANLQDAVQRTRATVRVAVSRLTGRYRRALARLDTTASERVDRLRAFLFPHDAPQERVLGMPYFAARIGTRAFTRQVLEACVPFSGDSKDLTP from the coding sequence ATGCACTTCTGGTGGCATGCCAGCGGCGACCTGTTATCACGGCATGCCGTGACGTCCTCGTTCTCGACCGCGTGGCTTCGTGGAGATGCGGCAGCGCTCTCCTTCCTCTCCGATGACTACCGACACCGAGACGCCCGCGCCCGCGCCGTGGACGCCGCCGCGTCGCGCACGGTCTCGCCCGCGCTGCTCGACGTGCTGCGAGTCCAGAACGCGCGCCTCGCCCCCAGCCCCGCGCGCGAGCACCACCTCGCGCTGCTCGCCCAGCCCGGCACCGTGGTCGTGGTGACGGGCCAGCAGATGGGCCTCTTCCTGGGCCCGCTGTACACGCTCTACAAGGCCGCGTCCGCCATCGTCACCGCGCGGGCACTTCGGGAAGAAACGGGCCGGCCCTGTGTTCCCCTCTTCTGGCTCCAGACGGAGGACCACGACCTCCCGGAGATTGACCACTGTGTCATCCCACGCCCGAGCGGAGGGCCCTGTCGCCTGGCGCTCGAGCTGAAGGACGCAGCAACGTCTCGAGCGCCCATCGCCCACTGTCACCTCGGCCCGAGCGTCCTCCCCGCCCTGGCCACCCTCCGCGCCGAACTGGGAGACGAACCCCACGCCGAGGAAATCCTCTCCCTGCTGGAGCGGGCCTACCGCCCGGAAGCCACGCTCGCGGGAGCCTTCACCGACGTCCTCTCCGCCCTCTTCGCCGACGAGGGCCTCGTCTTCATCGACCCGCGTGACGCACGGCTGGCGCCGCTCGCCGCGCCCGTGCACCGCTTCGCGCTCGAGGAAGCCGCGGCGCTCTCCACCGCGCTCGCGGGCCGGGTGGAGGCGCTGTCCTCCGCCGGCTATGCCGTGCAGGTCCACATCCGCCCGGGCGCGCCGCTCAGCTTCTATTCGCCAGGCGCCCTCGACGGACCTCGCTACCGGCTGGACCCGGCGGGCCCGGACGCCTGGAGCCTGGTGGGCCATCCGGAGAACGCGACCCTCACGAGCGACGCGCTGCGCGCAGCCCTGGAGCACGAGCCCCACCGCTTCACCACGTCCGCGTTGCTGCGGCCCCTCCTCCAGGACACCTGGTTTCCCACGGCGGCGTATGTCGGAGGTCCCGGCGAGCTGGCCTACTTCGCGCAACTGGCGCCGCTCTACGCCCACGCGAAGAAGCCCATGCCCCTGGCCATTCCGCGGTCGCGCTTCCGCGTGCTCGATGACCGCACGCGCCGCTGGCTGCACAAGCTGGGGCTCCAGCCCGACGAGGTCCAGGTGCCCCGGGATGCCCTGCTGACGAAGCTGGCCACGCGCGACGCCCCCGAGCCCCTGGCGTCTCCCGAGTCCCTGGAGGCGCGCCTCTTCGGCGCCTTCTCCGCGGAGCTGGAGCAACTCGCCGGGCAGGTGACGTCCGCGGACGCGAACCTCCAGGACGCGGTTCAACGCACGCGGGCCACGGTGCGCGTCGCGGTGTCCCGGCTGACGGGCCGCTACCGCCGCGCGCTCGCCCGGCTCGACACCACGGCCTCGGAGCGGGTGGACCGGCTGCGCGCCTTCCTCTTTCCCCATGACGCGCCCCAGGAGCGGGTGCTCGGGATGCCCTACTTCGCGGCGCGCATTGGAACGCGGGCCTTCACGCGGCAGGTGCTGGAGGCGTGCGTGCCCTTCTCCGGCGACTCGAAGGACCTGACACCATGA